CGCACGACCGGCGAACTGCTGCGCGTCCGTGACGCCAGCGGCCGCATCCTGCGGACGGTGGATCGGTTCGAACGGCGCTACACCACCGTCGACCTGCTCACCGCCGAAACCGAACTCCTTCAGCGCGCGGCCGGCCGACGGCACGCCGGTGTCGCACGCATCCCACACCACACCGTCGACCAGGTCCTCGCCACACACCCAGGTCTCGACGCGGACCAGCAGAGCATGGTCCGCACGTTGGCGTCGTCGGGTGCGGGCGTCGACGTCGTGGTCGGCAAGCCGGGACCGGCAAGTCCACGGCGCTCGCCGCCTACCGCGCCACCCTCGACGCGACAGGTATCCCCGTGATCGGTGTCGCACCATCCGCGACCGCCGCCCACCAACTCGCCATGTCCGCCGGCATCACCGACACCGCCACTGTCGACCGGCTCCTCGTCGAACTCCACCACCGCCGCCGCAGCCTGCCGCACGGCGTCGTCGTCGTGCTCGACGAGGCCGCCATGTGCCCCACCCGCACCCGCCTCGCCCTCCAA
This window of the Euzebyales bacterium genome carries:
- a CDS encoding AAA family ATPase, whose amino-acid sequence is MPVIGVAPSATAAHQLAMSAGITDTATVDRLLVELHHRRRSLPHGVVVVLDEAAMCPTRTRLALQRAVDAVGGKVVDVGDHRQIPSVDVGGGHYALTQRLGATVLG